In the genome of Bacteroides mediterraneensis, the window CAACGACGTATCCATCGGCCACAACGTGACGCTTCACGGAGCCTGCGTACACGACAATGCCCTGATTGGCATGGGGTCTACCCTACTCGACCATGCTGTAGTGGGAGAAGGAGCCATCGTAGCTGCCGGTGCCCTGGTGTTGGCAAACACCGTCATCGAGCCCCACACCCTCTGGGGAGGTGTTCCGGCCAAGTTCATCAAGAAAGTCGATCCGGCACAAAGCAAGGAACTCAACCAGAAAATTGCCAACGGCTACCTGATGTATGCCTCTTGGTTCAAGGAAGAAGAGGCGAAATAAACACAGCCGGTCCCGCAATACGCTATGGTAAAAACCGATGGCTTTGCGAGGCCGGCTGCCTGATTCCTCTATTTACCGGCGGTTATTTCTTTTTCAGTTCTTCCAGCAATTCCGCTA includes:
- a CDS encoding gamma carbonic anhydrase family protein → MALIKSVRGFTPQIGENCYLADNATIIGDVVMGRDCSVWFNAVLRGDVNSIRIGDRVNIQDGTVLHTLYEKSTVEIGNDVSIGHNVTLHGACVHDNALIGMGSTLLDHAVVGEGAIVAAGALVLANTVIEPHTLWGGVPAKFIKKVDPAQSKELNQKIANGYLMYASWFKEEEAK